The stretch of DNA ATGTGCCCCGAGGGGAAGCTTATACCGCCCATATCGGTGGGTGAGGCGCCGAGTACCAGCTGGCCCGCGTAGATCAGAGCGTGCTCAACCGCGTGAAATGCCTCAGCATTCTGCATCTCGCTCCACTCGTGTACCGGCTGGAACTCGAGGAGCAGGCCCTTGGTGCTGAACTTGTAGTGCAGCTCCGCCTCGAGAAGCCTCTGGCTGATGGTCTGCCCCTCAGGGAAAGTCTTCGTCGCGTAGCCGTAGACGACGTCCGTGACCGTGAGGTCAAGGTACGATACTCTTATGCCCGCAACCTCCCTCTCGAAGTGAACCTCACCCTCCTCTGGAAGTGTGTAGTATAGCGCCGAGGTCACCACGGGAGGTACCTTGGATGGTAAAGGTTTGACGACAGCCCTGTCACCCTCGAAGCGGATCGAGAGGTAGCTCCTCCCCCCGTGCAGGTATATAGCTCCCGGGAAAAGCTCCTTAATGGCCATCTGCTTCTCCCTGTAGCCTATGACCTTTCCACCCTCGGTCACTATCTTTACCTGATCACCAACACCTCTCAGGTTCTCGTGCTCGCGAAGGAACTTCAAACCGCTCCTAGTCGGCGCGATGAATCCGCTCTTTATTACTTTCAAGTACCCTAGCCTAACCAGCTCCTCAAGCTGTGCACGCTCCCACCCGGACAGCTCTGCGGGACGAACCGGGGCGTCAGCAGCCATCGCCACTAGGTGTACCTTCACCACCTCGTAGTTTTCGGGTTCAAGGAAAACGGGATCGGGAGCCTGGCCGAAGAACTCCTCGGGGTTTCTCTCGTAGTAGGCGCTAATGGGGTCGTTTCCCAGCAATAGGAAGACGTACCCCGTCCTCCGCCTCCTACCAACGCGCCCGGCCCGCTGGAGGTACTTCGAGAAGGTCGGCGGGACCCCGTAGAGTATAGCCGCGTCGAGCTCCCCAATGTCGATCCCTAGCTCAAGGGTGGGGGTTGCTATCACGGCGTCGAGCTCACCTGACTTGAGGGCTCTTTCAACCCTCCGCCTCTCCTCGGGAAGTAGGCCAGCTCGGTGGACCGTCGCCCTGACTCCCATGCCTGAGGCCTGGATCGCCAGACTCTCCGCTATTCGGTGGCTGTCGACGAAAACTATTGTCTTCATCCCCCTCTCGGATAGCTTTCCGAGAAGCCAGAGCACCTCCGAGGAGCGGGACCTAGCTCGGGGTGAGAGCATGACGTGGAAGACCGGAGCTTTCCTGGTCCTGCCGGCGTCCACAATGTCAGCCTCTTCGCCGAAAAGCTTCTCGGCGAACTCAGACGGGTTGCCGACGGTCGCGGAGGCAGCGACGAACGTGGGTTTCTCCCTAAGGACCCGCTTAAACCTCCTGAGAACGTAGTGCACGTGGGAGCCGAAAACCCCGCTGTACACGTGTGCGTCGTCCAGCACAACGTACTTCGTCTTGCCGAACAAATCCCTGTATTCGGGGGCAGAGTGTAGAGTCACGTGAAGCATGTCAGGGTTCGTTACTAGTACACGCGGAGGGTAGAGCAGGATCCTTTTTCGCTCCTCCTCCGGCGTGTCACCGTCGAGTGCGCTCACGCGGAAGCCGAAGACCCTCCCAGCGTACCACTCTATTCTCTCGAGCTGGTCCCGGGCGAGCGCTTTAGTCGGGTAGACTAGGGACGCGATTCCCTCAGCTTCTCCCAGTAGCCTCTCGAGTATGGGTAGCAGAAAAGCCTCGGTCTTGCCCACACCCGTGCCAGCGATGATGAAGACGTTCCTCCCCCTCCTTATCTTCTCGATAGCCTCGGCTTGAAACCTGTAGAGCCTGGTGATACCCCTGCTTCTCAGAGCCTCGACGAGCAGTTTTTCCCTCAAAACCTCCTCCACGAGGGGCCCGGGCTCGGGCTCGCGCGCGTCCTCGTAGTAGATGTACACAACCCTGTGTCCGCTATCATTGCGCACGACATCGAGCAGCTCGTCGCCACGCA from Infirmifilum sp. NZ encodes:
- a CDS encoding DEAD/DEAH box helicase — translated: MRGDELLDVVRNDSGHRVVYIYYEDAREPEPGPLVEEVLREKLLVEALRSRGITRLYRFQAEAIEKIRRGRNVFIIAGTGVGKTEAFLLPILERLLGEAEGIASLVYPTKALARDQLERIEWYAGRVFGFRVSALDGDTPEEERKRILLYPPRVLVTNPDMLHVTLHSAPEYRDLFGKTKYVVLDDAHVYSGVFGSHVHYVLRRFKRVLREKPTFVAASATVGNPSEFAEKLFGEEADIVDAGRTRKAPVFHVMLSPRARSRSSEVLWLLGKLSERGMKTIVFVDSHRIAESLAIQASGMGVRATVHRAGLLPEERRRVERALKSGELDAVIATPTLELGIDIGELDAAILYGVPPTFSKYLQRAGRVGRRRRTGYVFLLLGNDPISAYYERNPEEFFGQAPDPVFLEPENYEVVKVHLVAMAADAPVRPAELSGWERAQLEELVRLGYLKVIKSGFIAPTRSGLKFLREHENLRGVGDQVKIVTEGGKVIGYREKQMAIKELFPGAIYLHGGRSYLSIRFEGDRAVVKPLPSKVPPVVTSALYYTLPEEGEVHFEREVAGIRVSYLDLTVTDVVYGYATKTFPEGQTISQRLLEAELHYKFSTKGLLLEFQPVHEWSEMQNAEAFHAVEHALIYAGQLVLGASPTDMGGISFPSGHIFIYDSFPGGSGVTKALYHRLEEALRKAFDIVSRCTCEDGCPRCIFSPYCGNNNRILSRRRAERVLGEALTLKLRAERSQRSGKPLV